The genomic window TCATGGAGGCGGCCTGCGAAGGGCCGACGATGTCGCGCACGATCGCGCGGGACAGAACGAGGCCCGCCACCACCACTGCCTGCAGCACGCGGCCGACCAGCAGGATCTCGATCGTCGGCGCGAAGATGCAGATCAGCGTGGCGCCGAGGAAGAGCCAGATGCTGACCAGCATCACCGGACGACGGCCGAAGCGGTCGGAGAGCGGGCCGATGAAGATCTGCAGAAACGCGGTGCCGGCGAGATAGGCGGAGACCGTGAGCTGCACGAGCGCATAGTCGGCGTTGAAATAGCGCGCCATCCCCGGCAGCGACGGCAGGAAGACGTTCATGTTCAACGCACCGAGCGCTGCCATGAGGACGAGCGTGACGATGTGCGGCGGGGTGCGGGGATCGAGAAAGCGAGCGGGTGGCATGCGGGATCATTCCTTCGCCGACCAATTGGCGCATCGATACCGAAAAGGAAAGGCGGCCTTAGCTTTTTGTTGTGCCGATTTGTTCAGGCAGGCAGTTGAACTACGGCGAAGGCTGTCGTGCCGTTTCTGCGGCCACCGGGTCGACCTCGGGGCGCTTGCGTTCGCGGTAGAGGGTGTAGATGCCCGAGACGACGATGATGGTTGCGCCGATGATCATATAGGCATCGGGGACATCGCCGAAGACGAGGTAGCCGGTGGGGATGGCCCAGAGCAGATTGGTGTAGCGGAAGGGCGCGACGAAGGAGATATCGCCGCTGCGCATGGCCATGATGATGAACTGGTAGCCGATCAGGAGCAGGACGGCGCAGAGAACCAGGAGGCCGATATGGCCGGCATCGACCGGGGTCCAGCCGCCCATCATCGGGGCCATGATGACGCCGGTGAGGCCGACGATGGGGGAGGTGACCACCGACAGGAAGAGCGACGGCACCTCGGCCTGCACCATGCGGGTGGCGAGATCGCGCATGGCGGCGAAGAACACGGTGCCGAGCACCAGCATGGAATAGAAGCTGAAGCCTTCGACACCGGGCCGCGCGATCAGCATGACGCCCATGAAGCCGATGGCGATGGCGCTCCAGCGGCGCCAGCCGACGGGCTCGGAAAGGAACAGGGCCGCGCCCATGGTGACGGCAAGCGGCAGGGCTTGCAGTATGGCAGAGGCGTTGGCGATGGGGATGTGGGTGAGCGCGATGAGGAAGGTGACGGTGCCGCCGACCTCGCCGATGATGCGCAGCAGGATCATCGGCTGGAACGCCACCCGGATCGGCCGCAGCGCGTGGCGCCACCAGGCGAGCGCGGTGATGGCGATGGTGGCGAAGATGCCGCGCAGCGCCATGACCTGGCCGACATTCATGTCGGCGGCGAGGACCTTGACGACGGTGTCGTTGAACAGGAAGCCGGCCATGGCCAGCGACAT from Georhizobium profundi includes these protein-coding regions:
- a CDS encoding DMT family transporter: MPLSANVRGAIFMSLAMAGFLFNDTVVKVLAADMNVGQVMALRGIFATIAITALAWWRHALRPIRVAFQPMILLRIIGEVGGTVTFLIALTHIPIANASAILQALPLAVTMGAALFLSEPVGWRRWSAIAIGFMGVMLIARPGVEGFSFYSMLVLGTVFFAAMRDLATRMVQAEVPSLFLSVVTSPIVGLTGVIMAPMMGGWTPVDAGHIGLLVLCAVLLLIGYQFIIMAMRSGDISFVAPFRYTNLLWAIPTGYLVFGDVPDAYMIIGATIIVVSGIYTLYRERKRPEVDPVAAETARQPSP